A part of Caloenas nicobarica isolate bCalNic1 chromosome 10, bCalNic1.hap1, whole genome shotgun sequence genomic DNA contains:
- the LEO1 gene encoding RNA polymerase-associated protein LEO1 isoform X2: MADMEELFGSDADSEAEQKDSDSGSESDSDQENAGSGSNASGSDSDQDDDREAVKPSNKELFGDDSEDEGASHHTGSDNHSERSYNRSEASGHSEHEDNDQSDMDQHSVSEAAHDDEEDDRGHGSDEGSHHSEGDGSEKAHSEDEKWGKEDKSDQSDDEERQQNSDDEERQQNSDDEEKVQNSDEDERPQMSDDEERLQNSDEEKMQNSDDEERPQGSDEEKMQNSDDDERAQHSDEEKMQNSDDDERTQHSDEEDQEHKSESARGSDSEDEVLRMKRKKPIASDSEADSDTEGQKEHADVMDLFGGADDISSGSDGEDKPPTPGQPIDENGLSQEQQEEEPIPETRIEVEIPKVNTDLGNDLYFVKLPNFLSVEPRPFDPQYYEDEFEDEEMLDEEGRTRLKLKVENTIRWRMRRDEEGNEIRESNARIVKWSDGSMSLHLGNEVFDVYKAPLQGDHNHLFIRQGTGLQGQAVFKTKLTFRPHSTDSATHRKMTLSLADRCSKTQKIRILPMAGRDPESQRTEMIKKEEERLRASIRRESQQRRMREKQHQRGLSANYLEPDRYDEEDEGDDAISLAAIKNRYKGGIREERARIYSSDSDEGSDEDKTQRLLKAKKLTSDEEGEPSGKRKAEDDDKASKKHKKYVISDEEEEDDD, from the exons ATGGCCGACATGGAGGAGCTGTTCGGCAGCGACGCCGACTCGGAGGCCGAGCAGAAAG attcCGATTCTGGATCTGAATCTGATTCTGATCAGGAGAATGCTGGCTCTGGTAGTAATGCTTCTGGAAGTGACAGTGACCAGGATGATGACAGAGAGGCAGTAAAACCCAGTAATAAGGAGTTATTTGGAGATGATAGTGAGGATGAAGGGGCATCCCATCACACAGGGAGTGACAACCACTCTGAAAGATCCTACAACCGATCTGAAGCTTCAGGACATTCTGAGCATGAAGATAACGATCAGTCGGACATGGACCAGCACAGTGTTTCAGAAGCTGCTCACGATGACGAGGAGGATGATCGCGGGCACGGATCAGATGAAGGCAGTCATCATTCAGAGGGAGATGGTTCGGAAAAGGCACATTCAGAGGATGAGAAGTGGGGCAAGGAGGACAAAAGTGACCAATCAGATGATGAGGAGCGACAGCAGAACTCTGATGAtgaggaaaggcagcagaacTCTGACGATGAGGAGAAAGTACAGAACTCTGATGAAGATGAAAGGCCGCAGATGTCTGATGATGAGGAAAGACTCCAGAACTCAGACGAGGAGAAGATGCAGAACTCTGATGATGAGGAGAGGCCACAGGGCTCGGATGAGGAGAAGATGCAGAACTCAGATGATGATGAAAGGGCTCAGCATTCTGACGAGGAGAAGATGCAGAACTCTGACGATGACGAAAGGACCCAGCACTCTGATGAGGAGGACCAGGAGCATAAATCTG AGTCTGCAAGGGGCAGTGATAGCGAAGATGAAGTTCTGCGAATGAAGCGAAAGAAACCAATTGCATCAGATTCAGAAGCGGACAGTGATACGGAAGGACAGAAAG AGCATGCAGATGTCATGGATCTGTTTGGAGGTGCAGATGACATTTCCTCAGGGAGTGATGGAGAAGACAAGCCACCAACGCCAGGACAGCCCATT GATGAGAATGGACTGAGTcaagagcagcaggaagaagagCCTATTCCAGAGACTAGAATAGAGGTAGAAATACCAAAAGTAAACACAGACTTGGGTAATGATTTGTATTTCGTGAAGCTGCCCAACTTCCTTAGCGTGGAGCCCAG ACCTTTTGATCCCCAGTATTATGAAGATGAATTTGAAGATGAGGAGATGCTTGATGAAGAGGGTAGAACTAGGTTAAAACTCAAG gtAGAAAACACAATACGATGGCGGATGCGACGAGACGAGGAAGGGAATGAGATCAGAGAAAGTAATGCACGGATAGTCAAATGGTCAGATGGAAG CATGTCTCTCCACTTGGGCAATGAGGTCTTTGATGTGTACAAGGCGCCGCTCCAGGGAGATCACAACCATTTGTTCATCAGACAAGGGACgggtctgcagggacaggcGGTTTTCAAGACCAAGTTAACCTTCAG GCCACACTCTACAGACAGTGCCACTCACAGGAAGATGACCCTGTCTCTGGCAGATAGATGTTCAAAGACCCAGAAAATTCGTATTTTACCAATGGCAGGTCGTGATCCCGAGTCTCAGCGCACAGAAATGATTAAG aaagaagaggagagattAAGAGCTTCCATTCGTAGAGAGTCTCAGCAGCGAAGGATGCGGGAGAAGCAGCATCAGCGTGGTCTGAGTGCAAATTATTTAGAACCTGATCGCTATGATGAAGAGGATGAGGGAGATGATGCAATCAGTCTAGCAGCTATCAAAAACAGATACAAAGGTGGCATCAGAG aGGAACGTGCTAGAATCTACTCTTCTGACAGTGATGAGGGCTCAGATGAAGATAAAACACAAAGACTACTCAAGGCAAAGAAACTTACTAGTGATGAG
- the LEO1 gene encoding RNA polymerase-associated protein LEO1 isoform X3 gives MADMEELFGSDADSEAEQKDSDSGSESDSDQENAGSGSNASGSDSDQDDDREAVKPSNKELFGDDSEDEGASHHTGSDNHSERSYNRSEASGHSEHEDNDQSDMDQHSVSEAAHDDEEDDRGHGSDEGSHHSEGDGSEKAHSEDEKWGKEDKSDQSDDEERQQNSDDEERQQNSDDEEKVQNSDEDERPQMSDDEERLQNSDEEKMQNSDDEERPQGSDEEKMQNSDDDERAQHSDEEKMQNSDDDERTQHSDEEDQEHKSESARGSDSEDEVLRMKRKKPIASDSEADSDTEGQKEHADVMDLFGGADDISSGSDGEDKPPTPGQPIDENGLSQEQQEEEPIPETRIEVEIPKVNTDLGNDLYFVKLPNFLSVEPRPFDPQYYEDEFEDEEMLDEEGRTRLKLKVENTIRWRMRRDEEGNEIRESNARIVKWSDGSMSLHLGNEVFDVYKAPLQGDHNHLFIRQGTGLQGQAVFKTKLTFRPHSTDSATHRKMTLSLADRCSKTQKIRILPMAGRDPESQRTEMIKKEEERLRASIRRESQQRRMREKQHQRGLSANYLEPDRYDEEDEGDDAISLAAIKNRYKGGIREERARIYSSDSDEGSDEDKTQRLLKAKKLTSDEVNLLEREKQRMMTKQVRSIKNM, from the exons ATGGCCGACATGGAGGAGCTGTTCGGCAGCGACGCCGACTCGGAGGCCGAGCAGAAAG attcCGATTCTGGATCTGAATCTGATTCTGATCAGGAGAATGCTGGCTCTGGTAGTAATGCTTCTGGAAGTGACAGTGACCAGGATGATGACAGAGAGGCAGTAAAACCCAGTAATAAGGAGTTATTTGGAGATGATAGTGAGGATGAAGGGGCATCCCATCACACAGGGAGTGACAACCACTCTGAAAGATCCTACAACCGATCTGAAGCTTCAGGACATTCTGAGCATGAAGATAACGATCAGTCGGACATGGACCAGCACAGTGTTTCAGAAGCTGCTCACGATGACGAGGAGGATGATCGCGGGCACGGATCAGATGAAGGCAGTCATCATTCAGAGGGAGATGGTTCGGAAAAGGCACATTCAGAGGATGAGAAGTGGGGCAAGGAGGACAAAAGTGACCAATCAGATGATGAGGAGCGACAGCAGAACTCTGATGAtgaggaaaggcagcagaacTCTGACGATGAGGAGAAAGTACAGAACTCTGATGAAGATGAAAGGCCGCAGATGTCTGATGATGAGGAAAGACTCCAGAACTCAGACGAGGAGAAGATGCAGAACTCTGATGATGAGGAGAGGCCACAGGGCTCGGATGAGGAGAAGATGCAGAACTCAGATGATGATGAAAGGGCTCAGCATTCTGACGAGGAGAAGATGCAGAACTCTGACGATGACGAAAGGACCCAGCACTCTGATGAGGAGGACCAGGAGCATAAATCTG AGTCTGCAAGGGGCAGTGATAGCGAAGATGAAGTTCTGCGAATGAAGCGAAAGAAACCAATTGCATCAGATTCAGAAGCGGACAGTGATACGGAAGGACAGAAAG AGCATGCAGATGTCATGGATCTGTTTGGAGGTGCAGATGACATTTCCTCAGGGAGTGATGGAGAAGACAAGCCACCAACGCCAGGACAGCCCATT GATGAGAATGGACTGAGTcaagagcagcaggaagaagagCCTATTCCAGAGACTAGAATAGAGGTAGAAATACCAAAAGTAAACACAGACTTGGGTAATGATTTGTATTTCGTGAAGCTGCCCAACTTCCTTAGCGTGGAGCCCAG ACCTTTTGATCCCCAGTATTATGAAGATGAATTTGAAGATGAGGAGATGCTTGATGAAGAGGGTAGAACTAGGTTAAAACTCAAG gtAGAAAACACAATACGATGGCGGATGCGACGAGACGAGGAAGGGAATGAGATCAGAGAAAGTAATGCACGGATAGTCAAATGGTCAGATGGAAG CATGTCTCTCCACTTGGGCAATGAGGTCTTTGATGTGTACAAGGCGCCGCTCCAGGGAGATCACAACCATTTGTTCATCAGACAAGGGACgggtctgcagggacaggcGGTTTTCAAGACCAAGTTAACCTTCAG GCCACACTCTACAGACAGTGCCACTCACAGGAAGATGACCCTGTCTCTGGCAGATAGATGTTCAAAGACCCAGAAAATTCGTATTTTACCAATGGCAGGTCGTGATCCCGAGTCTCAGCGCACAGAAATGATTAAG aaagaagaggagagattAAGAGCTTCCATTCGTAGAGAGTCTCAGCAGCGAAGGATGCGGGAGAAGCAGCATCAGCGTGGTCTGAGTGCAAATTATTTAGAACCTGATCGCTATGATGAAGAGGATGAGGGAGATGATGCAATCAGTCTAGCAGCTATCAAAAACAGATACAAAGGTGGCATCAGAG aGGAACGTGCTAGAATCTACTCTTCTGACAGTGATGAGGGCTCAGATGAAGATAAAACACAAAGACTACTCAAGGCAAAGAAACTTACTAGTGATGAG
- the LEO1 gene encoding RNA polymerase-associated protein LEO1 isoform X1 — protein MADMEELFGSDADSEAEQKDSDSGSESDSDQENAGSGSNASGSDSDQDDDREAVKPSNKELFGDDSEDEGASHHTGSDNHSERSYNRSEASGHSEHEDNDQSDMDQHSVSEAAHDDEEDDRGHGSDEGSHHSEGDGSEKAHSEDEKWGKEDKSDQSDDEERQQNSDDEERQQNSDDEEKVQNSDEDERPQMSDDEERLQNSDEEKMQNSDDEERPQGSDEEKMQNSDDDERAQHSDEEKMQNSDDDERTQHSDEEDQEHKSAESARGSDSEDEVLRMKRKKPIASDSEADSDTEGQKEHADVMDLFGGADDISSGSDGEDKPPTPGQPIDENGLSQEQQEEEPIPETRIEVEIPKVNTDLGNDLYFVKLPNFLSVEPRPFDPQYYEDEFEDEEMLDEEGRTRLKLKVENTIRWRMRRDEEGNEIRESNARIVKWSDGSMSLHLGNEVFDVYKAPLQGDHNHLFIRQGTGLQGQAVFKTKLTFRPHSTDSATHRKMTLSLADRCSKTQKIRILPMAGRDPESQRTEMIKKEEERLRASIRRESQQRRMREKQHQRGLSANYLEPDRYDEEDEGDDAISLAAIKNRYKGGIREERARIYSSDSDEGSDEDKTQRLLKAKKLTSDEEGEPSGKRKAEDDDKASKKHKKYVISDEEEEDDD, from the exons ATGGCCGACATGGAGGAGCTGTTCGGCAGCGACGCCGACTCGGAGGCCGAGCAGAAAG attcCGATTCTGGATCTGAATCTGATTCTGATCAGGAGAATGCTGGCTCTGGTAGTAATGCTTCTGGAAGTGACAGTGACCAGGATGATGACAGAGAGGCAGTAAAACCCAGTAATAAGGAGTTATTTGGAGATGATAGTGAGGATGAAGGGGCATCCCATCACACAGGGAGTGACAACCACTCTGAAAGATCCTACAACCGATCTGAAGCTTCAGGACATTCTGAGCATGAAGATAACGATCAGTCGGACATGGACCAGCACAGTGTTTCAGAAGCTGCTCACGATGACGAGGAGGATGATCGCGGGCACGGATCAGATGAAGGCAGTCATCATTCAGAGGGAGATGGTTCGGAAAAGGCACATTCAGAGGATGAGAAGTGGGGCAAGGAGGACAAAAGTGACCAATCAGATGATGAGGAGCGACAGCAGAACTCTGATGAtgaggaaaggcagcagaacTCTGACGATGAGGAGAAAGTACAGAACTCTGATGAAGATGAAAGGCCGCAGATGTCTGATGATGAGGAAAGACTCCAGAACTCAGACGAGGAGAAGATGCAGAACTCTGATGATGAGGAGAGGCCACAGGGCTCGGATGAGGAGAAGATGCAGAACTCAGATGATGATGAAAGGGCTCAGCATTCTGACGAGGAGAAGATGCAGAACTCTGACGATGACGAAAGGACCCAGCACTCTGATGAGGAGGACCAGGAGCATAAATCTG CAGAGTCTGCAAGGGGCAGTGATAGCGAAGATGAAGTTCTGCGAATGAAGCGAAAGAAACCAATTGCATCAGATTCAGAAGCGGACAGTGATACGGAAGGACAGAAAG AGCATGCAGATGTCATGGATCTGTTTGGAGGTGCAGATGACATTTCCTCAGGGAGTGATGGAGAAGACAAGCCACCAACGCCAGGACAGCCCATT GATGAGAATGGACTGAGTcaagagcagcaggaagaagagCCTATTCCAGAGACTAGAATAGAGGTAGAAATACCAAAAGTAAACACAGACTTGGGTAATGATTTGTATTTCGTGAAGCTGCCCAACTTCCTTAGCGTGGAGCCCAG ACCTTTTGATCCCCAGTATTATGAAGATGAATTTGAAGATGAGGAGATGCTTGATGAAGAGGGTAGAACTAGGTTAAAACTCAAG gtAGAAAACACAATACGATGGCGGATGCGACGAGACGAGGAAGGGAATGAGATCAGAGAAAGTAATGCACGGATAGTCAAATGGTCAGATGGAAG CATGTCTCTCCACTTGGGCAATGAGGTCTTTGATGTGTACAAGGCGCCGCTCCAGGGAGATCACAACCATTTGTTCATCAGACAAGGGACgggtctgcagggacaggcGGTTTTCAAGACCAAGTTAACCTTCAG GCCACACTCTACAGACAGTGCCACTCACAGGAAGATGACCCTGTCTCTGGCAGATAGATGTTCAAAGACCCAGAAAATTCGTATTTTACCAATGGCAGGTCGTGATCCCGAGTCTCAGCGCACAGAAATGATTAAG aaagaagaggagagattAAGAGCTTCCATTCGTAGAGAGTCTCAGCAGCGAAGGATGCGGGAGAAGCAGCATCAGCGTGGTCTGAGTGCAAATTATTTAGAACCTGATCGCTATGATGAAGAGGATGAGGGAGATGATGCAATCAGTCTAGCAGCTATCAAAAACAGATACAAAGGTGGCATCAGAG aGGAACGTGCTAGAATCTACTCTTCTGACAGTGATGAGGGCTCAGATGAAGATAAAACACAAAGACTACTCAAGGCAAAGAAACTTACTAGTGATGAG
- the LOC135992474 gene encoding tropomodulin-3-like yields the protein MTLPFRKDLDKYKDLDEDEILGKLSEEELKQLETVLDDLDPENALLPAGFRQKDQTAKKASGPFDRERLLAYLEKQALEHKDREDYVPFTREKKGKIFIPKQKPVQSYTEEKFSLDPELEEALTSATDTELGDLAAILGMSNLITNNQFCDVVGSSNGIDKDSFSNIVKGEKMLPVFDEPPNPTNVEETLQRIKDNDSGLVEVNLNNIKYIPIPTLKEFAKALETNTHVKSFSLAATRSNDPVAVALADMLRVNTSLKSLNIESNFVTGVGILALVDALKDNETLTEIKIDNQRHQLGTLAEVEIAKMLEENTNILKFGYHFTQQGPRARAAAAITKNNDLVRKRRVEGDN from the exons ATGACACTCCCATTTCGAAAGGACTTGGACAAGTACAAAGATCTTGATGAGGATGAAATTCTTGGCAAACTTTCAGAAGAAGAACTGAAACAACTGGAAACTGTTTTGGATGATCTTGACCCTGAG aatgcGCTTCTGCCTGCAGGCTTCCGACAGAAAGACCAGACTGCTAAAAAGGCTTCAGGTCCCTTCGACAGGGAACGACTCCTGGCATACTTGGAGAAGCAGGCTCTTGAGCACAAAGACAGGGAAGACTATGTGCCttttacaagagaaaagaaag GGAAAATATTTATCCCCAAGCAAAAGCCTGTACAGtcttacacagaagaaaaattctcTCTGGATCCAGAACTGGAGGAAGCCTTGACCAGTGCCACAGACACAGAATTAGGTGACCTTGCAG CTATACTGGGAATGTCCAACTTGATAACAAACAATCAGTTCTGTGATGTAGTAGGAAGCAGTAATGGGATTGACAAAGACAGCTTCTCAA ATATAGtaaaaggtgaaaaaatgtTGCCTGTTTTTGATGAACCACCAAATCCCACAAATGTGGAGGAGACACTGCAAAGGATTAAAGATAATGATTCCGGTCTTGTTGAAGTTAATCTAAATAACATTAAG TACATACCAATTCCAACACTGAAAGAATTTGCAAAAGCCTTAGAAACCAACACGCATGTGAAGAGCTTCAGCTTGGCTGCCACCCGAAGCAACGATCCTGTGGCGGTG GCTCTTGCAGATATGCTGAGAGTAAACACATCATTAAAAAGTTTAAACATAGAATCAAACTTCGTCACTGGAGTTGGAATTTTGGCACTGGTCGATGCACTGAAAGACAATGAAACGCTGACAGAGATCAAAATTGATAATCAG AGGCATCAGCTGGGCACACTTGCAGAAGTAGAAATTGCcaagatgcttgaagaaaaCACCAACATCCTCAAGTTTGGATACCATTTCACACAACAGGGACCTCgagccagggcagctgcagctaTCACAAAAAACAATGATTTGG TTCGCAAGAGAAGGGTTGAAGGAGACAACTAG